From the Pseudomonadota bacterium genome, the window AAATCTCAAGGGTGTCAAAATGATGAGGTCGGCAGGGATTAATGTATATGACCTGCTGAACCATGAGCATGTGGTTATTTTAGAACCATCTGTTAGAATGATTGAAGAGGCATTGTTATCATAATGGATATGTATCGGATTATAAAGAGATCGCTAATCACGGAAAAAAGTACCATCGCGAAGGATGAAAACAACAAGCACGTATTTGAAGTTGATCGCAGGGCGAACAAGATTCAGATCGGGATGGCAGTTGAAAAAGTCTTTAAAGTCAAGGTAATGGATGTTCATGTCATGAATGTTCGCGGAAAGAAAAAGAGGGTTGGGAAAATTCTGGGTGAGAAGCGGTCCTGGAAGAAGGCGGTTGTTACTCTTGCCCCCGGCAGTAGAATTGAAATCTTTGAAGGCGTATAATCAGCATAAGGGAAAAGGATGACGTTGGATGGCTATCAGAAAGTATAAACCTACATCTTCAGACGTGTTCGGACTTTGAGGAGATTACCTCAGCGGTTCCTGAAAAGAGTCTTCTGTCTCCTCTGAAAAAGACGGGGGGGCGCAACAGTTATGGAAGGATTACGAGCCGGCATATTGGAGGGGGTCACAAGAGAAGGTACAGATTGGTTGATTTCAGGCGAGATAAAACCGAAATTCCTGCCAAAGTAGCCTCAATAGAATATGATCCGAACCGCACATCACGCATTGCGCTGTTGAATTATGTTGATGGTGAGAAAAGGTACATCATTGCCCCTTTGAAATTAGGGGTGGGAGATGTTGTCATCAGCGGGGAAAAGGCGGATATCAAACCGGGCAACACCATTCCCCTGAAAAACATCCCATTAGGTTCCCTGTTGCATAACCTTGAGCTCAAGATAGGCCGGGGCGGGCAGCTCATCAGATCCGCCGGGTCTTATGGACAACTTATGGCCAAGGAAGAAGGGTATGCCCAGGTTCGTCTTCCCTCCGGGGAAGTGAGAAAGGTCTTGCTTGAATGTAAGGCAACTATCGGGCAGGTTGGCAATATTGATTATGAAAATTTAAGTATCGGCAAAGCCGGCAGGTCGAGATGGATGGGACGGCGTCCCAAGGTAAGGGGTGTGGCCATGAACCCGGTGGATCATCCCATGGGTGGGGGTGAAGGTAAGTCATCGGGAGGAAGGCATCCCTGCACGCCGTGGGGGATTCCGACCAAGGGTCATAAGACGCGGAAAAACAAGAATACCGATAAATATATTGTGAAGAGAAGGGGTTAAAAGGTGGCACGTTCAGTTAAAAAGGGAGCTTATGTTAATGAAAAGCTTTTGGAAAAGGTCAGGAAAGCTGAGGAATCGGGAAGCAAGAGCGTTATTAAAACCTGGTCTCGCCGTTCCACCGTTACCCCTGAATTGATAGGGCAAACCTTTGCAGTACATAATGGGAAAAAGTTTATTCCGGTTTTTGTGACTGAGAACATGGTGGGACATAAACTCGGTGAATTTGCACCGACAAGGACATTTTACAGTCATGCAGGTGATCGAAAATCAAAGCTACGCAAATGATGAACCGGTAGCTGAGATAAGCGGTTTGGAGTTTTAATGATATGGAAGCAAAAGCGATAGCCAAATATATACGGATTTCTCCTCAGAAGGCACGATTGGTTGTGGACCTGGTGAGGGGGAAAAAAGTTGAAGAAGCCAGAAGCATCCTTCAATATACAAGAAAGTATGCTGCTGGCATTGTCTCGAAGGTGTTAAAATCCGCTGTAGCCAACGCCAGGCAGAATCCAAATATAGACGAAAGTGTCCTGTATGTGAAGGAGATTTTTGTGGATCAGGGGCCCTCTCTGAAACGATGGAGAGCGAGGGCGCAGGGCAGAGCGGCAGCGATCAAGAAGAGAATGAGTCACATAACCGTTATCTTGGATGAAGAGTAATTTTTTGAGGAGGTGAAAGGTTGGGGCAGAAGGTTAACCCGATCGGCTTTAGAGTTGGTATTACCAAGACATGGC encodes:
- the rplW gene encoding 50S ribosomal protein L23, translating into MDMYRIIKRSLITEKSTIAKDENNKHVFEVDRRANKIQIGMAVEKVFKVKVMDVHVMNVRGKKKRVGKILGEKRSWKKAVVTLAPGSRIEIFEGV
- the rpsS gene encoding 30S ribosomal protein S19, coding for MARSVKKGAYVNEKLLEKVRKAEESGSKSVIKTWSRRSTVTPELIGQTFAVHNGKKFIPVFVTENMVGHKLGEFAPTRTFYSHAGDRKSKLRK
- the rplV gene encoding 50S ribosomal protein L22, with translation MEAKAIAKYIRISPQKARLVVDLVRGKKVEEARSILQYTRKYAAGIVSKVLKSAVANARQNPNIDESVLYVKEIFVDQGPSLKRWRARAQGRAAAIKKRMSHITVILDEE